The proteins below are encoded in one region of Balaenoptera ricei isolate mBalRic1 chromosome 6, mBalRic1.hap2, whole genome shotgun sequence:
- the RPS6 gene encoding small ribosomal subunit protein eS6 — protein MKLNISFPATGCQKLIEVDDERKLRTFYEKRMATEVAADALGEEWKGYVVRISGGNDKQGFPMKQGVLTHGRVRLLLSKGHSCYRPRRTGERKRKSVRGCIVDANLSVLNLVIVKKGEKDIPGLTDTTVPRRLGPKRASRIRKLFNLSKEDDVRQYVVRKPLNKEGKKPRTKAPKIQRLVTPRVLQHKRRRIALKKQRTKKNKEEAAEYAKLLAKRMKEAKEKRQEQIAKRRRLSSLRASTSKSESSQK, from the exons ATGAAG CTGAACATCTCTTTCCCGGCCACTGGCTGCCAGAAACTCATTGAAGTGGACGATGAACGAAAACTTCGTACCTTTTATGAGAAGCGTATGGCCACAGAAGTTGCTGCTGACGCTCTGGGTGAAGAATGGAAG GGTTATGTGGTCCGAATCAGTGGTGGGAACGACAAACAGGGTTTCCCCATGAAGCAGGGTGTCTTGACCCATGGCCGAGTCCGCCTGCTACTGAGTAAGGGGCATTCCTGTTACAGACCAAGGAGGACTGGAGAAAGAAAGCGCAAATCTGTACGGGGTTGCATTGTGGATGCCAATCTGAGCGTTCTCAATTTGGTCATTGTAAAAAAAG ggGAGAAGGATATTCCTGGACTCACTGATACTACTGTGCCTCGTCGCCTGGGGCCCAAAAGAGCTAGCAGAATCCGCAAACTTTTCAATCTCTCTAAAGAAGATGATGTCCGCCAGTATGTTGTGAGAAAGCCCCTAAACAAAGAAG GTAAGAAACCTAGGACCAAAGCACCCAAGATTCAGCGTCTTGTTACTCCACGTGTTCTGCAACACAAACGTCGGCGAATTGCTCTGAAGAAACAGCGTACtaagaaaaacaaggaagaggCTGCAGAATATGCTAAACTTTTGGCCAAGAGAATGAAG gaGGCCAAAGAAAAACGCCAGGAACAGATTGCCAAGAGACGGAGGCTGTCCTCTCTGAGAGCTTCTACTTCTAAGTCTGAGTCCAGTCAAAAATGA